The DNA region ATAGGTTTAAGCACTTTCCATGCTGTACTAATCTCATAAAGGATGTTCTCAAAAAATTCTCTTTTATCTAAAAGATCCGTTAAATAGGATTCTTTTTCTATTTTTGTGGCTTTTATTTCTTCCACGACTTCCCCAAGTCTTTTCTGCTCTTCTTCCAAGTTTGTAAGCTGATTTGCTAATGTCGCCTTTTCTACTGTCAAACTTTGTTGTACTTCCTCAAGGTGATTCAGCAATGCCCCAGTATCTTGGGTTAGGTCCCTAAGCATATTCAGTCTTCTTAAAAAATCAGCTAAATGGTCGGAGTCAAGTAAGATTTCCAAAAATGTTCCGGCCCCTCTTTTTTGATAAGCTTTTAAAATATGCTCTAGAGTGTCCCTGTTTTCATTAAACGCATTTTCTTCATCTATAATTCTTTTTTCTAACACTCGGATCTCACTACTATATATTTTAATATCTTTTGATAAGGTGACTTCATCCGCTTCAAGTTTCATAATTTCTTGCTCAATCAGGTACAAATCCGTCAAAATACCGGCTTCTTCCTCATTGATTTGCAAAATTTGATTTTCAGCTTCTGTAACCACGTCTACATGAACCGTGGCATAGGACCATGAATAGGCTAGCAGTACCACTACCAAAAGAATCCCTATAATTCTAAACGGGGGCTTCATCATTTTTATTTCCACTCCGATTCCTTATACACTATAAAACCCCATTCTTGTTATAACATCAACAAAAATGAGGCTATGAAAAGAAAAGCATCCATTTACATACAATTAGACCTTGTTGTTTGAGCCTCCGGCTTTCTGATTAAGTTTACCTTTTTGGCTAGATCCGATTTTTTTATTCGGTATCATCTTTTGTTTGTTACTTTGTGTTGCCTTTTTCTGTTCCAATATTTTTTTCATCATTTCTTGATTTTTCTCCGACATGTAAACTCCTTTTAATCTATCTTTCGTATTTATTCCTGTAAATGTTATTATAGCATTAATTATATTTTAAATCATCATTTTTTATTATGATAACCTGATTCAATCATGTATAATGAAAATATCTTCAAATCTACAACAGAAAGGTAAGTGGCAACACTTAAAGGGTCAACCATGAAAGGTTGGATTATCTACAAAGTATCTAAAGAAGCATTAAACGAAACACATTATGAAGTCAACCGCTTTATTGAGGAAGCGGGGAAAATGGATATAGACATTGAGGTCTATTCTCCTGATCAAATTGATATTATCGTTACAAGAGAAGACGAAAAAAGCATCTATGTCAATGGTGAATTTACCGACCTACCTGATTTTGTGCTCCCAAGAATGGGCTCCGGTACGACTTATTTTGCGTTAGCACTAATTCGACACATTGAAAGACTGGGTATCCCATGTATCAACACATCTCTTAGCATAGAAACGGTTAAAGACAAGCTTTTTTCTCATCAGATTTTAGCTCAACGCAACTTGCCGGTTCCAAAAACCATGCTTCTCAAGTTCCCTGTTGAGATTCCGCTTATTAAGCGTCTTTTTTCTTTTCCGATTATTATAAAAACCCTATCCGGCTCTTTAGGTAAAGGTGTTTTTATGGCCGAGAATGAGGATGCACTTAAAAATATCACGAGAATTATAGAAATCGCCAATCCACAGCTTAACATTATTTTACAAGAAATGATGACCGATAGTCTTGGACGAGACTTGCGCGTTTTTGTGGTTGGAGGCCGTATAATCGGATGTATGCATCGCCAAGCCGGTGACAACGATTTTCGTGCCAATTATTCTGCTGGTGGTTCCGTGACACCCTACACATTAACACCTGCAATAGAATGGCTGGCGCTTGAGGCTACAAAAGTATTAGGGCTAGATATTTCCGGTGTGGATTTGCTTTTTGATGGTGATCATTTCAAAATCTGTGAAGTCAATTCCTCTCCTATGTTCAAGGGTATGGAATCTTGCGTCAATGTCAATGTACCTCATGAAATATATGAATATATAAAAACACGTTTGCATGGATAATCAGGAGGCTATATGAAAATAAATTTCGAAGAACCGGCGCAATTAGTACGTCCGGGGACTTTCATACAAGAAAATCATTATTACCATAAGGTGGTCAATGCTCAAATTAGTCCGCTCGTACTCTTTTTTCTTAATATGGATACAGACAGAATTATAGAACGTTACTGTCATCTCAATCCAAGAGTGGATAGTGATGCACTCACACAATTTCTAAACTATCGTCCTAATCATATACAGTGGTCGGGAACGGATCTTTTTCATGTAACCACCGCCAACGGAAAAAGACAGATGGTTGTCATAGAAACCAATTCATCACCCTCCGGTCAAAAATCAATGCCATTATTATTTGATCAAGAAGAAATGGGTAGCTATCAACGTCTTATTGAAACATCCTTCTTACCCTTCGTCAAAGAAAAACGTGTGGTGAGCGGTCATTATGCCGTGATCTATGATAAAAATGAAATGGAAGCTTCCGGATATGCTGCCGCACTTGCACAAATCACCGGAGAAGATGTCTATTTAGCTTCTTTTTATGATGGTGATCCAAATCCTAGTGTTAGGTTTGTGGATGAGGTTATGGAGGTCCGTGACCAGAATGCTAACTGGTTCCCCATCAAAGCCGCTATACGCTATGTAACCCAGACCCCTTGGAACCGTATTCCTGTCAAATCAAAAACGCTCATATATAACCCCATTATCGCATGTCTTGCTGGTGGTCGAAACAAGCGAATGGCAGCCAAGGCCTATGATTTTTACAATGGAGATCTCAAAAACCATGGTCTTAAAATAAATACACCGGAAACCATCAAAGATGTAAAACTTCATGAAATTCCACTATGGGTGGATCGATTTGGCGGACATGCTGTAATAAAAAATCCATATAGCAATGCAGGACAAGGCGTCTATACGATCACTTGTAAGCAGGAACTGGAGCATTTTATGTCTTTAAGCCATCCTTACGAGGATTTTATCGTACAGAGCCTCATTGGCAATTACCACTGGAGTACCAATAGTAGTGATGGTCTTTATTACCATGTAGGCATGGTCCCAAATAAAAAGAAAGAAATCTACGTAGCCGATTTAAGGTTTATGATTGCTTCAACGCCAAATGGCTATCGTCCGATGGCTATGTATGCCAGAAGAGCTGAAAAACCTCTAACGACCAACCTAGACTCTACAGAGGACTCCTGGCAAATGCTTGGTACGAACTTGTCCATAAAAATGATAGATGGATGGGCAAGTGAAACCGGTCGACTTAAGATGGTGGATCAAAAAGACTTTAACCAGTTAGGCCTTAGTCTCGACAGTCTAATTGAAGGCTACATCCAATCCGTATTATCCACAATCGCCATCGACAAATTGGCAGCAGAGCTTATCAATACCAAAAAACAATTACGAAGAAAACTCTTCATGGCCATCAACGGTGACCCCATACTCATGGACGAAATCTTGTCATAAAATACACTTAAGTAAATTAGAGAACACAAAAAAAGTCATCCCCCCCCGGAATGACTTTTTTTATACCTTACTTTATGAATTCTTTTTACTCATACTTCTTGTTGCGACTACGTTAACACCTGTTCCCAATAAGTTTTCGATAATAACCTGTCTTACTTTTACGGGTGCTTCAACAACAACTTTATTAATTTCATCCATTGCTTCAAAAATCAAACCTTTTGGAATCTCTTCTTCCGTAAATACTGGTAAACGATTTAAGAAGCCGTCTTTAATGGCAACCGTTGTACACAATGATCTGGTTGGATGTGTCAACTCTGCTTTGGCATACACTGGTCCACGCTTACATGCATTACCAGTGACTATAAATTCATCTCCGTTTTGTTCAACTTCCATCAAACATCCAACGGGACATGCGATACATACTAATTCAATTTTATTCTCTAACATCTTATGCATCCTCCCCTACAATAGAAAATACCAGTTCGCCTTCAGCTTTAGCCAAATCGGAAGGTTTTAGTTTAACTTGTTCCATTTCACCCGGCGCTAAATGGCGTCGTTTGATTGACTTAATCACTGTATCTCCTGATTTTACTTCTAAACGCATATTGGAGTATACATTATTCACACGCATGAACATCACCAATTCATCTTCAACATTATCCACCAATATCTTGCTTGGCACAACATAAGTGATACCAAAGCCTGTGTTGGCTTCAACAACCTTACCTTCTGTTGCTTTTTCATCCTTAATATATTTTGCAGCATTAAGACCGGCACGACGACTTTCTTGAGTAACAAAGTCAACAAGGTCGTGTACATGAACAACATTTCCACAAGCAAAAATACCTTCAACGCTGGTTTCCATAGACTCATTAACAAATGGCCCTGAAGTAACCGGATTAAGCTTGATACCCGCTTTCTTAGAAAGCTCATTCTCAGGAATCAATCCAACCGAAAGTAACAATGTATCCACTTCATATTCTTTTTCAGTACCGGGAATCGGTCTGAAATTCTCATCCACTTTTGCAACAATGACCTTTTCAAGGCGATCTTTACCTTCGATCTTAACAATAGTATGGCTCAGTAACAATGGGATATTATAGTCATCTAAACACTGAACGATATTACGCTTCAATCCACCGGAGAATGGCATCAACTCAGCAACACCAAGTACTTCAGCACCTTCAAGAACCATACGTCTTGCCATAATAAGTCCAATGTCACCTGAACCTAGGATGAAAACTTTTTTACCTGGCATAAAGCCTTCCATGTTGGTGTATCTTTGCGCTGTTCCTGCTGAATAAACACCGGAAGGTCTATAGCCAGGGATGTTGATCGCACCTCTCGTACGTTCTCTACATCCCATAGCCATAATAACAGCTTTCGCTTGGAAGGTTTGGTAACCGGTTTTTGGATTGATCACATGCACAATTTTTTCAGGTGTTACATCAAGCACCATGGTATCGACAACATAGTTTATGTTCAATGATTTAGCTTCTTCAATAAAACGCTCTGCATATTCAGGTCCTGTTAATTGCTCCTTAAATATATGAAGCCCAAAACCGTTGTGGATACATTGCTGTAAAATACCACCAACTTCACGGTCTCTTTCTATAATCAAAATACTATCAACACCGTTTTTATTTGCCTCTATAGCGGCAGCTAAACCTGCAGGTCCACCACCGACAACAATCAAATCATAATTTTGCATAGTTTCGTCCTCTCTTTTATTCTTCTACGTTTTTAGTTCTGCCGGTTAATATGTATGCCTTAGGTGAGTCGTAGCTAACTTGGTTCATTGGTTTACCAAGTTCTCTAGATAGAATCTCAATAACACGTGGCTCACAGAAACCACCTTGACAACGTCCCATACCTGCTCTTGTACGTTTCTTAACAGATTTTACTGTAGTTGCTCCTACATTACGATGTATAGCATCCATGATTTCGCCTTCTGTAACCGTTTCACATCTACATATAACACGACCATAAAGAGGATTCTCTTTAACTAAAGCTGCTTTTTCATCAGCATCCAACTCATCAAAACGAATAAATGGACGACGCACTGGATTAAAGGATGGGTTGGCTTCAAAGCCACCGTTTCTTTCTTTAATCT from Petrocella atlantisensis includes:
- a CDS encoding coiled-coil domain-containing protein, with the translated sequence MMKPPFRIIGILLVVVLLAYSWSYATVHVDVVTEAENQILQINEEEAGILTDLYLIEQEIMKLEADEVTLSKDIKIYSSEIRVLEKRIIDEENAFNENRDTLEHILKAYQKRGAGTFLEILLDSDHLADFLRRLNMLRDLTQDTGALLNHLEEVQQSLTVEKATLANQLTNLEEEQKRLGEVVEEIKATKIEKESYLTDLLDKREFFENILYEISTAWKVLKPMFVQASEGFSRLAESGSLPEDAMKLRLSMSGFDAIISEKVFNDAILENPDIPGLEFEFEEGYIRLSVPSNHLSVNGNFQVIEGTELVFIPESGTFYDMPLDDTLMNELFEDGGLRLNLKPIIGNNKIKTAESKENDLILAVQINLF
- a CDS encoding ATP-grasp domain-containing protein is translated as MATLKGSTMKGWIIYKVSKEALNETHYEVNRFIEEAGKMDIDIEVYSPDQIDIIVTREDEKSIYVNGEFTDLPDFVLPRMGSGTTYFALALIRHIERLGIPCINTSLSIETVKDKLFSHQILAQRNLPVPKTMLLKFPVEIPLIKRLFSFPIIIKTLSGSLGKGVFMAENEDALKNITRIIEIANPQLNIILQEMMTDSLGRDLRVFVVGGRIIGCMHRQAGDNDFRANYSAGGSVTPYTLTPAIEWLALEATKVLGLDISGVDLLFDGDHFKICEVNSSPMFKGMESCVNVNVPHEIYEYIKTRLHG
- a CDS encoding DUF1667 domain-containing protein; this translates as MLENKIELVCIACPVGCLMEVEQNGDEFIVTGNACKRGPVYAKAELTHPTRSLCTTVAIKDGFLNRLPVFTEEEIPKGLIFEAMDEINKVVVEAPVKVRQVIIENLLGTGVNVVATRSMSKKNS
- a CDS encoding NAD(P)/FAD-dependent oxidoreductase, translated to MQNYDLIVVGGGPAGLAAAIEANKNGVDSILIIERDREVGGILQQCIHNGFGLHIFKEQLTGPEYAERFIEEAKSLNINYVVDTMVLDVTPEKIVHVINPKTGYQTFQAKAVIMAMGCRERTRGAINIPGYRPSGVYSAGTAQRYTNMEGFMPGKKVFILGSGDIGLIMARRMVLEGAEVLGVAELMPFSGGLKRNIVQCLDDYNIPLLLSHTIVKIEGKDRLEKVIVAKVDENFRPIPGTEKEYEVDTLLLSVGLIPENELSKKAGIKLNPVTSGPFVNESMETSVEGIFACGNVVHVHDLVDFVTQESRRAGLNAAKYIKDEKATEGKVVEANTGFGITYVVPSKILVDNVEDELVMFMRVNNVYSNMRLEVKSGDTVIKSIKRRHLAPGEMEQVKLKPSDLAKAEGELVFSIVGEDA